The Ornithinimicrobium faecis genome includes a window with the following:
- a CDS encoding threonine aldolase family protein, protein MSVTSQIDLRSDTAIQPTPAMLEAIQSVQFRDDLLREDKSTNALVEMTCDVLGTADAVITPSGTMSNQIAVMALTSPGEEVILGPASHVRNLEGAGLAANAGVQIRCIPVDRGIYDTDALAAALRTSSLQVARTGLISLEATYDLNSGFVTPIDNYRDIRRLADHHEVPVFLDGARLFNSAHALGVDPAEITQHVDAVQFCLNKGLGAPLGSMLAGSKEFIEHARRLRQRLGGGMRHTGLLAAPGLIALAQWRDTIAADHLAAQRVAERLGAVPGLAVVNGPIETNIVSLSVDAAVMPVEQFIGELAGRGVHVKRIADDRVRLVTHRSATAEHLEMACDVIEQTVRPR, encoded by the coding sequence ATGTCAGTGACTAGTCAGATCGACCTGCGCAGCGACACGGCCATCCAGCCGACACCGGCGATGCTCGAGGCGATTCAGTCCGTGCAGTTCCGCGATGACCTCCTGCGTGAGGACAAGTCGACCAACGCCCTCGTCGAGATGACCTGCGATGTGCTGGGGACGGCCGATGCGGTGATCACACCCTCCGGGACGATGTCGAACCAGATCGCTGTCATGGCGCTCACCTCGCCCGGGGAGGAGGTGATCCTCGGACCCGCCTCCCACGTGCGCAACCTCGAGGGTGCCGGACTCGCAGCGAACGCGGGAGTCCAGATCAGGTGCATCCCGGTCGACCGAGGGATCTATGACACGGATGCTCTGGCCGCTGCCCTGCGGACCAGCAGCCTGCAGGTGGCGCGGACGGGTCTGATCAGCCTGGAGGCGACCTACGACCTCAACTCTGGCTTCGTCACACCGATCGACAACTATCGGGACATCCGGCGCCTTGCCGACCACCACGAGGTCCCGGTCTTCCTGGACGGGGCCCGACTGTTCAACTCCGCGCACGCCCTCGGCGTCGACCCGGCCGAGATCACGCAGCACGTCGACGCGGTGCAGTTCTGTCTGAACAAGGGCCTCGGGGCTCCCCTGGGGTCGATGCTGGCCGGCAGCAAGGAGTTCATCGAGCACGCACGCCGCCTGCGCCAGCGGCTGGGCGGCGGCATGCGGCACACCGGTCTGCTCGCCGCTCCGGGGCTCATTGCCCTCGCGCAGTGGCGCGACACGATCGCCGCGGATCACCTGGCGGCGCAGCGGGTCGCGGAGCGGCTCGGTGCCGTTCCGGGTCTCGCGGTGGTCAACGGGCCCATCGAGACCAACATCGTCTCCCTCTCCGTGGACGCTGCCGTGATGCCGGTCGAGCAGTTCATCGGCGAGCTTGCGGGCAGGGGTGTTCACGTCAAGCGCATCGCGGACGACCGCGTGCGGCTCGTCACTCACCGCTCCGCCACCGCCGAGCACCTGGAGATGGCGTGCGACGTGATCGAGCAGACTGTTCGACCCCGCTAG
- a CDS encoding energy-coupling factor transporter transmembrane component T: protein MTDSPALRWRTYHLPRALHPGAWWVWALGLAVAASRTTNPLLLALILAVACTVVVARRGDAPWALAFRLYLYVAAFIVIMRVAFRIVFGGNTGGTILFTLPTIPLPDWLAGIRLLGEVSAESVLGGFYDGLRLATMIVCIGAANALANPKRLLKTVPSALYDVGSAIVVALSVFPQLAESVQRVRRARRLRGGSGKGLKALRGIIIPVLEDALDRSLLLASAMDSRGYGRSAQVPRGTRALAGACTLLGLIGVCVGVYGVLDGTAPGALGLPMLAVGLALAAGGFVLTGRRVQRSRYRPDPWGLAECLVAGSGIAVGLLLSVLLSVDPTDLHPSLFPLTWPQAELPAVLAILVGALPAVLAPPTPLTAEEIRAASPRHAPELVEAGR, encoded by the coding sequence GTGACCGACAGCCCGGCCCTGCGGTGGCGCACCTATCACCTGCCGCGCGCCCTGCACCCTGGCGCGTGGTGGGTCTGGGCGCTCGGCCTGGCCGTGGCCGCCAGCCGCACCACCAACCCGCTCCTGCTCGCGCTGATCCTGGCCGTCGCGTGCACCGTCGTCGTCGCCCGCCGAGGGGATGCACCCTGGGCCCTGGCGTTCCGGCTCTACCTCTATGTCGCCGCGTTCATCGTCATCATGCGGGTGGCCTTCCGGATCGTGTTCGGTGGCAACACCGGCGGCACGATCCTGTTCACGCTGCCGACCATTCCGCTGCCGGACTGGCTGGCCGGCATCCGCCTGCTCGGGGAGGTCTCGGCCGAGTCGGTGCTCGGCGGGTTCTATGACGGGCTGCGGCTGGCCACCATGATCGTCTGCATCGGCGCGGCCAACGCGTTGGCCAACCCCAAGCGGTTGCTCAAGACCGTGCCCAGTGCGCTCTATGACGTGGGCTCGGCCATCGTTGTCGCGCTCTCGGTCTTCCCTCAGCTGGCCGAGTCGGTGCAGCGGGTGCGGCGCGCGCGGCGGCTGCGCGGTGGCTCGGGCAAAGGACTGAAGGCGCTGCGCGGCATCATCATCCCGGTGCTCGAGGACGCCCTGGACCGCTCGCTGCTGCTGGCCTCGGCGATGGACTCGCGCGGTTATGGCCGCTCCGCACAAGTGCCCCGCGGCACGCGCGCGCTCGCGGGTGCCTGCACGCTGCTGGGGCTGATCGGCGTCTGTGTCGGGGTCTATGGCGTGCTCGACGGCACGGCTCCCGGCGCCCTCGGGCTGCCGATGCTGGCCGTCGGTCTGGCGCTGGCTGCCGGTGGCTTCGTGCTGACCGGGCGGCGGGTGCAGCGCAGCCGCTATCGCCCCGACCCCTGGGGCCTGGCCGAGTGCCTGGTCGCAGGCTCCGGCATCGCGGTCGGCCTCCTGCTCTCTGTCCTGCTCTCCGTCGACCCGACCGACCTGCACCCCTCGCTCTTCCCGCTCACCTGGCCCCAGGCCGAGCTGCCCGCCGTGCTCGCGATCCTGGTCGGGGCCCTGCCCGCGGTGCTCGCCCCGCCGACCCCGCTGACGGCCGAGGAGATCCGCGCGGCCTCGCCCCGGCACGCCCCCGAGCTCGTGGAGGCTGGCCGATGA
- a CDS encoding ABC transporter ATP-binding protein has translation MIRFEDVSVTYVDADRPALRDVNLTLPEGELTLVVGRTGAGKSTLLRAINGLVPHFTGGHLEGRVTVDGLDTRDHPPRELAHVVGMVGQDPLAGFVTDTVEEELAYGMEQLATPPDVMRKRVEETLDLLGIAELRRRPLRTLSGGQQQRVAIGSVLTMGPRVLVLDEPTSALDPTAAEEALAAITRLVHDLGVTVVVAEHRMERVVQYADRVVLLPGDGVVVSGDPAQVLADSPVAPPVVELGRVAGWSPLPLSVRDARRLAAPLRAELAAALSSRPSAPGGEISGDRARERLTSTPTERVSARDSGRPDAPSSDPALVARKIVVRYGDVLAVRGVDLTLESGTVTALMGRNGSGKSSLLWALQGSGPRHSGTVDVQGQDPGAVSAKVARELVGLVPQSASDLLYLETVDAECAAADAESDREAGATRALLDRIAPGIDGGRHPRDLSEGQRLSLVLAVQLVAAPDVLMLDEPTRGLDYRAKEELARIVGELAATGKAVVVATHDVEFVATVAQRAIVMAEGEIVADGTAAEVIGASPMFAPQVAKILGQPWLTVSQVVQARLGIPAADPTSGDVQHRSPVTRAARRNGAER, from the coding sequence ATGATCCGCTTCGAGGACGTCTCTGTCACCTATGTCGACGCCGACCGCCCCGCCCTGCGCGACGTCAACCTGACCCTGCCCGAGGGGGAGCTGACGCTGGTCGTCGGTCGCACCGGCGCCGGCAAGTCCACGCTGCTGCGCGCGATCAACGGGTTGGTGCCGCACTTCACCGGCGGCCACCTCGAGGGCCGGGTCACCGTCGATGGGCTGGACACCCGAGACCACCCGCCGCGCGAGCTCGCCCACGTCGTCGGCATGGTCGGGCAGGACCCGCTCGCCGGCTTCGTCACCGACACGGTGGAGGAGGAGCTGGCCTATGGCATGGAGCAGCTCGCGACCCCGCCCGACGTGATGCGCAAGCGCGTCGAGGAGACGTTGGACCTGCTGGGCATCGCCGAGCTGCGCCGCCGCCCGCTGCGCACCCTCTCTGGCGGGCAGCAGCAGCGGGTCGCGATCGGCTCGGTGCTCACGATGGGTCCGCGCGTGCTGGTGCTCGACGAGCCAACCTCAGCCCTCGACCCCACGGCCGCCGAGGAGGCGCTCGCCGCGATCACCCGCCTGGTCCATGACCTGGGGGTGACGGTGGTCGTGGCCGAGCACCGCATGGAGCGCGTCGTGCAATATGCCGATCGCGTCGTCCTCCTCCCCGGCGACGGAGTCGTCGTCTCGGGTGACCCGGCCCAGGTGCTGGCTGACTCTCCCGTCGCCCCGCCGGTCGTTGAGCTGGGCCGGGTCGCTGGCTGGTCCCCGCTGCCGCTCTCGGTCCGCGACGCGCGCCGCCTCGCCGCCCCCCTCCGCGCCGAACTCGCCGCGGCACTTTCCTCCCGACCGAGCGCACCGGGTGGCGAGATTTCCGGCGACCGAGCGCGTGAGCGCCTGACCTCAACCCCGACCGAGCGCGTGAGCGCCCGAGATTCTGGTCGACCGGACGCGCCTTCGAGCGATCCGGCCCTGGTCGCCCGCAAGATCGTGGTCCGCTATGGCGACGTGCTCGCCGTCCGCGGCGTCGACCTCACTCTCGAGTCGGGCACGGTGACCGCGCTGATGGGCCGCAATGGCTCGGGCAAGTCCTCGCTGCTGTGGGCGCTGCAGGGCTCGGGCCCGCGGCACTCCGGGACGGTCGACGTCCAGGGGCAGGACCCCGGCGCGGTGTCTGCCAAGGTTGCCCGTGAGTTGGTCGGCCTGGTGCCCCAGTCGGCCTCCGACCTGCTCTATCTCGAGACCGTCGACGCCGAGTGTGCTGCGGCCGACGCCGAGTCCGACCGAGAGGCGGGGGCCACTCGCGCCCTGCTGGATCGCATCGCCCCTGGCATCGACGGCGGCCGCCATCCCCGAGACCTGTCCGAGGGGCAGCGCCTCAGCCTTGTGCTCGCCGTGCAACTCGTGGCGGCTCCGGACGTGCTGATGCTCGATGAGCCCACCCGTGGCCTGGACTATCGCGCCAAGGAAGAGTTGGCCCGCATCGTCGGTGAGCTGGCCGCCACGGGCAAGGCAGTCGTGGTCGCCACCCACGACGTGGAGTTTGTCGCCACCGTCGCGCAACGGGCCATCGTCATGGCCGAGGGTGAGATCGTCGCCGACGGCACCGCCGCCGAGGTGATTGGTGCCTCCCCGATGTTCGCGCCGCAGGTGGCCAAGATCCTCGGCCAACCCTGGCTCACGGTGAGCCAGGTGGTGCAGGCGCGCCTTGGCATACCTGCTGCTGACCCGACCAGCGGTGACGTGCAACACCGGTCACCGGTGACCCGTGCTGCACGACGCAACGGGGCCGAGAGGTGA
- a CDS encoding ECF transporter S component: protein MSATATSRPWRTFGTNAARTAAVRIGPRSALAIALVSMVGLAMFLWPLFIPAQPTVMQHTVDAPFVFMAVLPMLVLIVLAEISEGGMDSKALAMLGVLSAVNAALRPLGAGTAGIEVVFFVMVLAGRVFGPGFGFVLGCTSMFASALLTAGVGPWLPFQMLTSAWIGLFAGLLPRRVTGKAEIAMLAVYGVVVAYLFGALMNMWFWPFVTGVQVSGVEGSLGYEPGAPIGENLHRFLIFTFFTSTLGWDTGRAVTNALLIVLVGPALLATLRRASRRASFGVRGTFGRRAVAGEAESGPR, encoded by the coding sequence GTGAGCGCCACCGCAACCAGCCGCCCGTGGCGCACGTTCGGCACCAACGCCGCCCGCACCGCGGCCGTTCGGATCGGTCCGCGGTCGGCGCTGGCGATCGCCCTGGTGAGCATGGTCGGGCTGGCGATGTTCCTGTGGCCGCTGTTCATCCCCGCCCAGCCGACCGTGATGCAGCACACGGTCGACGCCCCGTTCGTGTTCATGGCCGTGCTGCCGATGCTCGTGCTGATCGTGCTCGCCGAGATCAGCGAGGGCGGCATGGACTCCAAGGCCCTGGCGATGCTCGGCGTGCTCTCCGCGGTCAACGCCGCACTGCGGCCGCTGGGCGCGGGCACGGCCGGGATCGAGGTGGTCTTCTTCGTGATGGTGCTCGCGGGGCGGGTCTTCGGGCCGGGCTTCGGCTTCGTGCTCGGGTGCACCTCGATGTTCGCCTCGGCGCTGCTGACCGCAGGTGTCGGGCCGTGGCTGCCCTTCCAGATGCTGACCTCGGCCTGGATCGGACTCTTCGCGGGCCTGCTGCCCCGGAGGGTGACCGGCAAGGCCGAGATCGCGATGCTGGCGGTTTATGGCGTGGTCGTGGCGTATCTGTTCGGCGCCCTGATGAACATGTGGTTCTGGCCGTTCGTGACCGGTGTCCAGGTCTCTGGTGTCGAGGGGTCGCTGGGCTACGAGCCGGGTGCGCCCATCGGGGAGAACCTGCACCGGTTCCTGATCTTCACCTTCTTCACCTCCACGCTCGGTTGGGACACCGGGCGGGCGGTGACCAATGCCCTGCTGATCGTGCTGGTCGGGCCCGCGCTGCTCGCGACGCTGCGGCGAGCGAGTCGGCGGGCGTCGTTCGGGGTGCGGGGTACCTTCGGGCGGCGTGCTGTGGCCGGTGAGGCAGAGAGCGGCCCACGCTGA
- a CDS encoding type II toxin-antitoxin system Phd/YefM family antitoxin, translating into MSSVGIRELRQSASAVVARAAAGETITITDRGRPVAQIGPRTPNGLHALREQGVVREPRASAADLPLPAPLPDGAPSLGQLLESDREERLT; encoded by the coding sequence ATGTCGAGTGTGGGGATCAGGGAGTTGAGGCAGAGCGCGTCCGCAGTCGTCGCCCGTGCGGCAGCAGGCGAGACCATCACGATCACGGACCGGGGGCGACCGGTGGCCCAGATCGGACCACGCACGCCGAACGGGCTGCACGCACTCCGGGAGCAGGGGGTGGTGCGGGAGCCGCGGGCCTCAGCTGCGGATCTCCCCCTGCCCGCGCCACTGCCCGACGGAGCTCCGAGCCTGGGCCAGCTCCTGGAGTCTGACCGCGAGGAGCGGCTGACGTGA
- a CDS encoding type II toxin-antitoxin system VapC family toxin, with the protein MTALYVDSSALCKLVAQEEHTAAMHRLWTTHDGDLVSSDLARTEVMRQAGRCDPPRSTEARAVLDALVLVPVLTRIAQGAGTLGPPSLRSLDALHLMTALELGDDLAGVVTYDDRQAEAARHLGLPVVTPRS; encoded by the coding sequence GTGACGGCGCTGTATGTCGATTCATCCGCCCTGTGCAAGCTGGTGGCGCAGGAGGAGCACACCGCGGCCATGCACCGGCTCTGGACGACCCATGACGGTGACCTCGTGTCAAGCGACCTGGCGCGCACCGAGGTGATGCGCCAGGCTGGCCGGTGCGACCCGCCGCGCTCGACCGAGGCCCGGGCTGTGCTGGATGCCTTGGTCCTGGTCCCCGTCCTGACCAGGATCGCGCAGGGGGCAGGGACGCTTGGGCCGCCCTCCCTGCGCAGTCTGGACGCGTTGCACCTGATGACGGCTCTTGAACTGGGCGACGATCTCGCGGGTGTCGTCACTTACGACGACCGGCAGGCCGAGGCCGCACGGCACCTTGGACTGCCGGTGGTCACGCCCCGCTCGTGA
- a CDS encoding alpha/beta fold hydrolase: protein MATTHTLETDGAQIAYDVHGELPTADGTPPLMMIGQPMDASGFTALASHFPERTVVTYDPRGMSRSTRSDGLVTNDPEVQAGDIHAVIEAVGGPVDLFASSGGAVSALALVTAYPEDVRTLVAHEPPLVGVLPDAEAARRATTTFQEVYATRGWGAGMAAFMAMSNWQGPFTDEYFAQSVPDPAQFGLPTQDDGSRDDPLLSDRSEAITTYRPDVAALQAAPTRIVLAHGTESAEVMMARGAQAVAALLGQESVEFPSHHGGFSAEDAQWPGQAGAFAVRLREVLTSGA from the coding sequence ATGGCCACAACGCACACGCTTGAGACCGATGGGGCCCAGATCGCCTACGACGTGCACGGCGAGCTGCCCACAGCCGACGGCACGCCGCCCCTAATGATGATCGGCCAGCCGATGGACGCGTCCGGGTTCACCGCCCTGGCCTCCCACTTCCCCGAGCGCACGGTCGTGACCTATGACCCGCGCGGGATGAGTCGCAGCACCCGCTCCGACGGTCTGGTGACCAACGATCCAGAGGTCCAGGCGGGTGACATCCACGCCGTCATCGAGGCCGTCGGGGGCCCCGTCGATCTCTTCGCCAGCAGCGGAGGTGCCGTGAGCGCACTCGCGCTCGTCACGGCATACCCCGAGGACGTCCGCACCTTGGTGGCCCACGAGCCCCCGCTGGTCGGGGTGCTCCCCGATGCGGAGGCCGCCCGGCGCGCCACCACCACATTCCAGGAGGTGTATGCAACCCGCGGGTGGGGTGCGGGCATGGCGGCATTCATGGCGATGAGCAATTGGCAGGGGCCGTTCACGGACGAGTACTTCGCGCAGTCGGTGCCGGACCCGGCACAGTTCGGGTTGCCGACGCAGGACGACGGATCGCGCGACGATCCGTTGCTGTCCGACCGGTCCGAGGCGATCACCACCTATCGACCGGACGTGGCAGCACTCCAGGCCGCTCCGACGCGGATCGTGCTGGCCCACGGCACGGAGTCGGCCGAGGTGATGATGGCCCGCGGCGCCCAGGCCGTCGCCGCCCTGCTCGGTCAGGAGTCGGTGGAGTTCCCGAGTCACCACGGCGGTTTCAGCGCCGAGGATGCTCAGTGGCCGGGGCAGGCTGGCGCGTTCGCGGTGCGGCTGCGCGAGGTGCTCACGAGCGGGGCGTGA
- a CDS encoding pyridoxal phosphate-dependent aminotransferase: protein MATPSSRSNVEPFHVMEVLGAAAERQRTHGDAIFLCAGQPSTPAPQAVRDAAVAALSGEVLGYTEATGILPLREAIAAHHRTTYDVAVDPADVIVMTGSSGAFTTLFLAAFEAGDQVAMTRPGYPAYRNTLAALGCEVLELDCGPETRYQPTVAMLEALPQPPKGLIVASPANPTGTIIDPDELAAIARWCEQVGCLLISDEIYHGVTFGRPVASAWQTSRESVVVGSVSKYFSMTGWRLGWAIVPESLRRPMEVLTQNLNICPPAITQYAALVAFSPAAKEELDSHVQRYAVNRDLLLRRLPELGLGSFAPPDGAFYAWCDISHLTDDSVQWCQDVLAATGVALTPGVDFDTAHGRQWMRLSFAGGTEEIDEALDRLQHFL, encoded by the coding sequence ATGGCCACACCGTCTTCACGCAGCAACGTCGAGCCCTTCCATGTCATGGAGGTGCTGGGCGCCGCCGCCGAGCGTCAGCGCACCCACGGCGACGCGATCTTCCTGTGCGCCGGACAGCCCTCGACGCCAGCGCCCCAGGCGGTGCGGGACGCCGCTGTGGCCGCGCTGTCCGGCGAGGTCCTCGGCTACACGGAGGCGACCGGCATCCTGCCGCTGCGCGAGGCCATCGCCGCCCACCACCGCACGACCTATGACGTGGCCGTCGACCCGGCTGACGTGATCGTGATGACCGGCAGCTCCGGTGCTTTCACAACGCTCTTCCTCGCTGCGTTCGAGGCCGGCGACCAGGTGGCGATGACCCGGCCCGGCTATCCGGCCTATCGCAACACCCTGGCCGCCCTCGGCTGCGAGGTGCTCGAGCTCGACTGTGGCCCCGAGACCCGCTATCAGCCGACAGTGGCGATGCTCGAGGCGCTGCCGCAGCCGCCGAAGGGCCTGATCGTGGCGAGCCCGGCCAACCCGACCGGCACGATCATCGACCCCGACGAGCTGGCTGCCATTGCGCGCTGGTGCGAGCAGGTCGGCTGCCTGCTGATCAGCGACGAGATCTATCACGGCGTGACGTTCGGCCGACCAGTCGCGAGCGCCTGGCAGACCAGCCGCGAGTCCGTGGTGGTCGGCTCGGTCAGCAAGTACTTCTCGATGACCGGGTGGCGTCTCGGCTGGGCGATCGTGCCCGAGTCACTGCGTCGGCCCATGGAGGTGCTGACCCAGAACCTCAACATCTGCCCGCCGGCGATCACGCAGTATGCCGCGCTGGTCGCCTTCTCCCCCGCGGCCAAGGAGGAGCTGGACAGCCACGTCCAGCGGTATGCCGTGAACCGGGATCTCCTCCTGCGTCGCCTCCCCGAATTGGGGCTGGGCAGCTTCGCTCCCCCGGACGGCGCGTTCTATGCGTGGTGCGACATCTCGCACCTGACCGACGACTCGGTGCAGTGGTGCCAGGACGTGCTCGCCGCGACCGGGGTAGCGCTCACCCCGGGCGTGGACTTCGACACCGCGCACGGGCGCCAGTGGATGCGGCTCAGCTTTGCCGGCGGCACCGAGGAGATCGACGAGGCGCTCGACCGGCTACAGCATTTCTTGTAG
- the upp gene encoding uracil phosphoribosyltransferase, producing MRVHVADHPLIAHKLTYLRDKRTDTPTFRRLADELVTLLAYEATRDVRTTPFDIETPVGPTTGIHLSNPKPLVVPILRAGLGMLDGMMRMLPTAEVGFLGMVRNEETLQAHTYTNRLPDDLSNRQCYVLDPMLATGGTLAAAVHFLAERGAHDITAITLLSAPEGIELLERDLAEITPPVTLVTGSIDERLNEHGYIVPGLGDAGDRLYGVI from the coding sequence ATGCGCGTCCATGTTGCCGACCACCCACTGATCGCCCACAAGCTCACCTATCTGCGTGACAAGCGGACCGACACCCCGACCTTCCGGCGGTTGGCGGACGAGCTGGTGACGCTGCTGGCCTATGAGGCCACCCGCGACGTGCGCACCACCCCGTTCGATATCGAGACCCCGGTCGGGCCGACCACGGGCATCCACCTGTCCAACCCGAAGCCGCTGGTCGTGCCGATCCTGCGCGCCGGCCTGGGCATGCTCGACGGCATGATGCGGATGCTGCCCACCGCCGAGGTCGGCTTCCTCGGCATGGTCCGCAACGAGGAGACCCTCCAGGCGCACACCTACACCAACCGGCTTCCCGACGACCTGTCCAACCGGCAGTGCTATGTCCTGGACCCGATGCTCGCGACCGGCGGCACCCTCGCCGCGGCGGTCCACTTCCTCGCCGAGCGCGGCGCCCACGACATCACTGCGATCACCCTGCTCAGCGCCCCCGAGGGCATCGAGTTGTTGGAGCGCGACCTGGCGGAGATCACCCCACCGGTCACGCTGGTCACCGGCTCGATCGACGAGCGGCTCAACGAGCACGGCTACATCGTGCCCGGCCTCGGCGACGCGGGCGATCGCCTCTACGGCGTGATCTGA
- a CDS encoding helix-turn-helix transcriptional regulator, with product MRADRLVAALLVLQARGSVTAAELATELEVSVATARRDLEALSTAGIPVYSQPGRGGGWQLLGQARTNLSGLNESEARALFLLLGPSATKAPETRSALRKLLRALPETFRAEAAAAADSIVVDAQGWGQTPSPRPEWVELLQTAIIRRRVVRIRYAGRTSGQGERSVAPWGLVDKDGLWYLIAGTDRGRRTFRVDRIQEATLTAEEAARPDDFDLQQAWDEVVDTMEERRSLVSADVLVADRLAPVVLDQFGRNGAAVGRDGDRTRLRVAAHTARSVAEQLAGFGAAVQVLEPEAVRAELASIGAELVRAHGLVADSPSL from the coding sequence ATGCGCGCAGACCGACTGGTGGCAGCCCTGCTGGTGCTGCAGGCTCGCGGCTCGGTGACCGCCGCCGAGCTCGCGACCGAGCTCGAGGTGTCGGTGGCCACCGCCCGCCGTGACCTGGAGGCCCTGTCCACGGCCGGGATCCCGGTCTATTCACAACCCGGCCGGGGCGGCGGCTGGCAGTTGCTCGGTCAGGCGCGGACCAACCTGAGCGGCCTGAACGAGTCCGAGGCGCGGGCGCTCTTCCTGCTCCTCGGTCCCAGTGCGACGAAGGCACCCGAGACCCGCTCGGCGCTGCGCAAACTGCTCCGGGCCCTGCCAGAGACCTTCCGCGCGGAGGCCGCAGCGGCTGCCGACTCGATCGTCGTCGACGCGCAGGGTTGGGGCCAGACACCGTCCCCGCGGCCGGAGTGGGTCGAGCTGCTGCAGACCGCGATCATCCGGCGGCGCGTCGTGCGGATCCGCTACGCCGGGCGGACCAGCGGCCAGGGCGAGCGCTCGGTTGCCCCCTGGGGTCTGGTCGACAAGGACGGCCTCTGGTATCTCATCGCCGGGACGGATCGCGGCCGCCGGACCTTCCGCGTCGACCGGATCCAGGAGGCGACACTGACTGCCGAGGAAGCAGCGCGGCCCGACGACTTCGACCTGCAGCAGGCCTGGGACGAGGTGGTCGACACCATGGAGGAGCGTCGCTCCCTGGTGTCGGCCGATGTGCTGGTCGCTGACCGGCTCGCACCCGTTGTGCTCGACCAGTTCGGGCGCAACGGTGCCGCGGTCGGCCGCGATGGCGACCGCACCCGCCTGCGGGTCGCCGCGCACACGGCGCGCTCGGTCGCCGAGCAACTGGCGGGCTTCGGCGCGGCGGTGCAGGTGCTCGAGCCCGAGGCCGTCCGGGCCGAGCTCGCCTCCATTGGCGCCGAGTTGGTCCGCGCCCACGGGCTCGTCGCCGACAGTCCGAGCCTGTAG
- a CDS encoding VOC family protein yields the protein MTTLNLPVADVAAARDWYAQVLGIDAYFQQPDAENPAYAEFRIGPQQDELGLIDARYTAQGLADRPAGATIYWHVDDVTVAVEELVALGATAHDPVVVRGDEGFVTASVVDPFGNVLGLMHSPHYLQQQAGSGADLAV from the coding sequence ATGACCACCCTGAACCTCCCCGTGGCCGACGTCGCGGCCGCCCGCGACTGGTATGCGCAGGTGCTCGGCATCGATGCCTACTTCCAGCAGCCCGACGCCGAGAACCCGGCCTATGCGGAGTTCCGCATCGGTCCGCAGCAGGACGAGCTCGGCCTGATCGACGCGCGTTACACCGCCCAGGGGCTCGCGGACCGCCCGGCGGGCGCGACGATCTATTGGCATGTCGACGACGTCACGGTCGCGGTGGAGGAATTGGTCGCCCTGGGTGCCACGGCCCACGACCCGGTGGTCGTGCGTGGTGACGAGGGCTTCGTCACCGCCTCCGTGGTCGACCCGTTCGGAAACGTCCTGGGCCTGATGCACAGCCCCCACTACCTCCAGCAGCAGGCAGGCAGCGGGGCTGACCTGGCGGTCTGA
- the tadA gene encoding tRNA adenosine(34) deaminase TadA, protein MVISRITWGTGEYAAWMRQALDLAAGAEQAGDVPIGALVISPEGAIIGRGFNVREALHDPTGHAEVVALREAGAALGSWRLEDCSLVVTLEPCAMCAGASVLARVSRIVFGAWDPKAGACGSVWDLPRDRRALHRPEVIGGVLETECAAALVNFFGPHRRV, encoded by the coding sequence ATGGTGATCTCCCGGATCACCTGGGGGACAGGGGAGTATGCCGCATGGATGCGTCAGGCTCTCGACCTCGCCGCGGGTGCGGAGCAGGCTGGGGATGTGCCGATCGGTGCCCTGGTCATCTCCCCCGAGGGAGCGATCATCGGCCGCGGGTTCAATGTGCGCGAGGCGCTGCACGACCCCACGGGCCACGCCGAGGTCGTGGCGCTGCGGGAGGCAGGGGCAGCCCTGGGGTCCTGGCGCCTGGAGGACTGCTCCCTGGTGGTGACTCTCGAGCCGTGCGCCATGTGCGCCGGCGCCTCGGTGCTGGCGAGGGTCTCCCGCATCGTCTTCGGTGCCTGGGACCCCAAGGCCGGTGCGTGCGGCTCCGTGTGGGACCTGCCCCGCGACCGGCGTGCGCTGCATCGCCCCGAGGTGATCGGCGGAGTGCTCGAGACGGAGTGTGCCGCAGCGCTTGTCAACTTCTTCGGACCGCACCGCCGCGTGTGA
- a CDS encoding GlsB/YeaQ/YmgE family stress response membrane protein, translated as MGAEVGWIAWVVIGGLAGWIGSKIMGTDAQQGLFLNIVVGIVGAFLGGFLLGALGVDIEGAGYFFSFLTALLGACILLFLVKLVTGRNKA; from the coding sequence ATGGGTGCAGAAGTTGGTTGGATTGCTTGGGTCGTCATCGGCGGCCTGGCCGGATGGATCGGCAGCAAGATCATGGGGACCGACGCCCAGCAGGGGTTGTTCCTCAACATCGTGGTCGGCATCGTTGGCGCCTTCCTTGGCGGCTTCCTCCTGGGGGCCCTCGGCGTCGACATTGAGGGTGCCGGCTACTTCTTTAGCTTCCTGACGGCCTTGCTCGGGGCATGCATCCTGCTGTTCCTGGTCAAGCTGGTCACCGGCCGCAACAAGGCGTGA